One Heterodontus francisci isolate sHetFra1 chromosome 13, sHetFra1.hap1, whole genome shotgun sequence genomic window, TCGGTCACCTTTGCAGTAGTAATGCCTTGAcaaatcagagtcaacttgccaaccaatcagcaccctttcctcgtgcagtataaattgttgctccctttgaaatttggcattcttgcatctgtcctgatgagtgcaaaataaaaaccttcgacagcatgtctctttttcagcagtactcaagttctgtactaccgagCAACTAATGCTGTATTCTTGTTTTGCTGCATGGaatctaattttttaaaaatccaacggaACAACAAAGCACATAGCCTCATTGGAAAAATAAAATGCCAATTTATAAGAATACACAATAGAGTTGCAACAGTGCTAATCTGTTTCTAGAAAATGAGCTGGGATTAGGTAAGATTTTATATCAGAAGTATTTCTGCttctgtgtggaactgtttatgttCTCTTTAAAGTGCCATCCTATTACCTGGAGAAAGATGTGAGGGTTCAACACAGTTTCTGAATGTAAATGATGTTCATTTTAATTCCGTGCACATTGCAAGGAAGCAATTAATCCTGCAATCGATTGACAATGTAATGGCTATAGAGCAGCAAGATCCTGAGGCTCAATTCAAAACAAGCGCGATTAGATTTGTCAGTGAAGTTTTGCCAAAGGTATATTTTTTCATATAACATGAGATATGTGAATTAATTATTTACTAAATGCAGCATACTTATGTGGTTCTGATGCCAATGTTGTGACTCTCACAGATAGGTCAACAATTAATTGTTAATATGAAGGCATACATACAGTTGGGACACTTCACATTTTTCATAACCCTTATGAATTGGTTGAAATGAATTATCACATTGTAACCCTTCAAGTACAACATATGAGATGAATTTGTTACAAAAATCCACCCACTTTGTCTGCGGATAAGTTATTGTCATCTGTGGTCTTCACTTTGATGGCTTAAAGTCATGCCAGGTAGTTTCAATGGTTCCTTTACTTATATAATTTGTCCAAACTGATGACCCTTCTTCCAACTGGTTGAAACAATGATCAAAAAAAGAGATGTCACCTGCAGTGAAAAAGTACACAGCAAAACAATTTTTCCTTCTGTTTACATAATTAAGTAACTACTTGCTTGACACGAACTGAACCCCCCCAATGCATCACTTGCCTGTGACATTACTGTGATGAAAATGATATGCAGACTCTTCTGCTGTTTCTCTTTTCCACCCCCAGCAATAAAGAGCATAGCAAAAAAAATTCTTTTCACACAATGACCACAAGTATTTTTGGAAGAATCAATTTCCCTGACATTACCATGCACAAAGTGAGAAAACTGAGGTACAGAAAGAGTGTAGTGGAGGAGCTGTTGTAAACTGACTGAGTCACCAGCGCCCAGGATTGAAGGCAGAATAAGTAAGGATGAAGTTGCAGCAAAGAGAAACAAAAAGTTATCTGCTGACTGGGCCAGTagtgactgagtggttctgtttATAGATTTCAAGTATTAGTACATAAAATCTTCAGCTTATTTTTAATTATTAATGTACAATTTATAAAAAGTCTGTGACAGGAAACTGAAAATGGTCTGTCGTTAATTATACACAGTACATCTTGGAGCTCATTTAGCAATAAAGATATTGCATATTACAATATTTTCCAAAATAATTAGGCTTGCCAACATTGTAACTCCTAGATTTTCAGCAGTGTCAAGGCAGGTAGGCAGGCTAGTGAGGCATCATTCCGGAGCTCCAAATTACTGTACTCAAGACTGGTAAGACAGACTCGTAGCCATGATTCCCTTGCGTTGAGTTTCAAATCTTCAGCTATGCTATTAAAAAGAGAAGCCAGAGGTATCCCTACAGGGAAAGAGATACAATTAAATTGTCCGTCAACTGTGTTGCTTTTGTACATCTTGGATGGCTAGTTATAATGTAGGGTCACATACCTATACCAGAATGGAAACAGCAAGGCATAATTATTGTCAAAAATGGTCCTATTAAGTTAAATTTAGCTCTCGAAGGCCTAAATTAACAGAACAGCAGACATGGGAAATGTAAATTTGCATCTGAGCCAGAATATTTTAGCTAATGAAAATTAGTTTAAAAATTCCAGTGAGCATTCACATCTATTGTGATCGGGATGTTTCCAGCATGACGTGTCTGAGAATATATTAGGTAGAGCTTGCAGTCAGTTTGATTGTTGGGCCTACTGACAAATCACTTAGCAGGGAAGGAACCAGTGGCCTCATCTTCCATTTTCTGTCAATAATCAGAATATGGGGAAAGAGTCACATGATTTTGACTTCAGTGGAAGTAAACATCAGGAGAGATGTCTGGGTTAGCTTGCTAATTTCTTGGAAAGATTGTAATGTttattatctttggcctccttatctcaagagacaataggtaagcgcctggaggtggtcagtggtgtgtggagcagcgcctggagtggctataaaggccaattctagagtgacaggctcttccacaggtgctgcagaaaaatttgattgtcagggctgttacacagttggttcttcccttgcgcctctgtcttttttcctgccaactgctaagtctcttcgactcgccacactttagccccgcctttatggctgtccgccagctctggtgaacgctggcaaatgactcccacgacttgtgatcaatgtcacaggatttcatgtcgggtttgaagacgtctttaaagcggagacatggacggccgatgggtctgataccagtggcgagctcgctgtacaatgcgtctttggggatcctgccatcttccatgcggctcacatggccaagccatctcaagcgccgctgactcagtagtgtgtataagctggggatgttggctgcctcgaggacttctgtgttggagatatggtcctgccacctgatgccaagtattctccggaggcagcgaagatggaatgaattgagacgtcgctcttggctgacatacgttgtccaggcctcactgccgtagagcaaggtactgaggacacaggcttgatacacttttgtgttccgtgtcagtgcgccattttcccacactctcttggccagtctggacatagcagtggaagcctttcccatgcgcttgatttttgcatctagagacaggttactggtgatagttgagcctaggtaggtgaactcttgaaccacttccagagcgtggtcgccaatattgatggatggagcattcctgacgtcctgccccatgatgttcgttttcttgaggctgatggttaggccaaattcattgcaggcagccgcaaacctgtcgatgagactctgcaggcactcttcagtgtgagatgttaaagcagcatcatcagcaaagaggagttccctgatgaggactttccgtactttggacttcgctcttagacgggcaaggttgaacaacctaccccctgatcttgtgtggaggaaaattccttcttctggtgCAAAATTGTCTTATCTTCTACTGGTAGGAAATTGTCTTCCACATTGCAGTAACAATATAGTAATGTGGTGCAATAGTGCCATCTACTGGTGTGGTAGTATAAGACATATGAGGATCACATGACAATAATCTCACAATTGATAGGTTCAGACCAAGTCATATGACTTTAGTTACAAATGGTCTTTGAGGTGTAAACAAAAACTGTTTGCAGCAGTTATTTGGTCGTCAGTGCTGAGATCTAACCTAGATTGAAATAAATAAGACTCCAATGGGTATCCTACTTGTAAGTACATAAACTTGTACTGTCAATATTAATAAAACCACAAATTAATTTATCCCTGGCCTCAGAACCAATATAATCTGGCTTAATCTACACAGTTAAtcaaatagtgacagaaaaaaaaacactgacTCAGTATATGATTTTTCATAATTTTCTCTACCTTTCCAAAGAATGAGCAATGCATGTCCGCCTTAGAATAGTCAGAGAACTGTATTTCATACAAAAATTAAAACATTTTAAAGTTATTTTTCTCTTTTTCATAAGTGACATCCTCCCAGTCTGCATGTCTTGACCAAGAAGCCAAGACACCAGTAGCATGTTTACAGTTTGTCACATGTCTTTTGTTGGATTAGACTTTCTCCTTCAGCTTGCTGAATAAATTATGTAGTAGGGGCTATTTTGCTTTTCCTTGGAAATGTAATAAAATGGAAAGCATTTTACAGCATTACTATATATTTTCATAGCAATTGCTCCATAGTTACAACACAAAATGATTAATTCATATAATGTAGATTTGGTAAACTGAATTAGGAATTAATTTGTTTTAGATATGATTGATCAAACTCCTAGATAGAATCATATATTTATCATAAATATAAGCCTAGAAATTACTCTTGGCTATATTAGTGGCCAAACACTCAAACCATTTGTATACTATCCCTCTGTTATTTTAATGAAGCCactaacctgtttattttaaactAGATTAACACTTGCATTAAACTACAAATCAGATGAATCTCATGCAAATACATTAAGTGTTCATTTGCAACTTCTACCAACTGTAATTTTTAAGCTAAAATGGTTACAAAATATTATTttatataaaatattaaaaaagctCTATCATTTGTATTTGTTCATTTTGAAATCTCCTGCAGAATAAAATTGACAACACCCTTTGAGAGTCCAGGAAAAGGGTTGAATTCTGCAGAACCaacagcagaattgacagaggaatAGAAATTCACATTCTTAACATTTCCTTTTGTGAAAATGTTAGCACCGTGCCTATTAAACAAAACTAGAGCCATTTGGAAACTTCTCAGGAGATACTGGCCACTTCCCTCTTCTTTCAGTTGCAAAATTTTTGAGGTCAACAGATGTGCAATTTGCTCAGAGACAGGGTTAGACTCCTCCAGTTTCCTTTGTCCCGCTTCTTTAAAAAAATCTTCCATTGTCTCTGCAATGTTGAGATGTCTATGCTCATCTTCATTGCTCGGATGCAACTCTGCAATTTCAATAGAGGAGATACCACCTTCAGAGTTTGGTGGGTCTGAATCTGTTGAAGACATTATTTGATAACCATCTTTATTTTTGTTAGCTCACATTAACAACAACAAATAGTGATATGAACAAGCAAAATCTCACTTAACATAATTACCATCGTGATCAACTTTACTTGTTCATTAACCATGTTAAAAGATACCAATGCAAAATAATTGTTTATATTCAATGAAGATATTTTAAAAATCTTTACAGATGACTTTATCATTGGCATGTAACTGTATGAAGAAATAGAAACATGTAGCACTCTATGACAAATGCTAAGAGAAAATGATCTTTAAAGACTCGTGCCAAATCTGAATGGATTGTTTCATATGCTATTTTAAACACTCATATCCTCATTTCTGAATTAATTAAGGATAACACTGCAGTTTTGATAACCAGGATATATCACATTTTCTACCCAAATATCCTGTTGAAATGAAGTTCCTGGACAGCATTATCATATAAAAAAGTACACCATTAGAATGAATGAGTGTGTGAACAACTGAGGTAAATAGCAAACTTGTCATTTAGGTGAATAAAATGCCATGAAATTTAGATTAACAAATCAAGATTCATGTTCAAATGTTACAGAACTCTAACTAAATAAAGTAAGAGAGAAAACCCTTTTGCTTAATACCTTCAGGGAAAGGCTGCATAAATTAATCAAGCAAAACTCCAGGATATCTATCCATTCTCACACTAttataatccagaaagccagttggtgaaggcttGTACGGAAGCTTtcctcagtctaacatttatttacagagtgaaacattacaagcatacacctcctaatgcAACCACACCACACTGttaataagtgtctctttatatgtgcacaagtgaaaccctaattaatgcccttcacctgcatataattaaacacaaatgatatacaattaacacacaGTTCTACTATTCATTGATGGCTGATACCTTTACCCAAAGCCTTAATAccgttggttaacaaaaatctatcaatctgttttAAAATTAATTGTTCTAGCATTAATtggcatttgtggaagagagttccaaacttccaccagcctttgtgtgcagaagtgtttcctaatttcattcctgaaaggtctggctctgatttttagACTATGTGTATTTGATTATCACAATCTATAAGTATCCCTAGAATTTGGACCTCCAAGTTGCAAGTTGAAAGGTTAATAAAAATACTATCATCTTTGGCTTTTACTCATCAAATTCTGAGTAGTTGCAATTTTACAGCCTGAAGTAAACAGCACCTGGATGTTAGTCAATGCATAAGTTAAGTCACATAGAACTATTTATAAAGGCTATAGCATGAAAATGTTTTAGGTGGATATGCTGAAAATTTAAATGATGGTTAATCCACTCTCACTGCAGATTTTGATTTCAATGAATCCAGTAAAAGTATGAGTAACAGTCAAATAGACCATAAAAACTTGGTGATCCACTGACTCAGTACCTTAATGTGTTAATGAACAACATTGGATTGGTAGCACTCATTACTATCCTCCACGATTTACTAAATCTGAGTATCTACACAGACTTCTAGATAAGAGGGAAAAAAAAGCACATGTGTGCTTTATAATCATTAATTATATAGTGGTGCTTCTCAGGGAGAGATTAAAAAAATCAATGGAAAATCCATTTTCTGTTCATACATGCCTCCGAAAGGGTAGTTAAAAACAGCATTGATAGAGACCAAAGAAGAAACTGTCATTTCCATGTGGAAATGGAATGGTGAATGGGACAGAGAATTGGAACTGTAATGATAATAAAAGGGTAGCCTCATGGGGTGTGCTCATGTGCTGCACCACAGAATGGCAGATTAAGTATCTATACCTGGCATTCACCAATATTGGGTGTAGTTCCAGAGTGCTAGCCGGATGCAAAGTGCTTCCTGACCCGAACCTCTGTAAAGCAAATCGAGCAAGGCACAGATTTTACTGACAGAATGCCAGCATGCCAAATTGCATGTTGCGTTTATTCTGTGAAATAAGCAAGGAAAAGAATATTTGCAATTTTTCAATTCATTGTGTGTTTAGTCCTTGATCATGCTGCAACGAATATATAGTTTTTCCTGAGCTTTAAGGTAACTGTGAAACCAACTCATCAGAGGCAGTCATTATATCTATCCTGCTGGGTCTTTTCTGCAGTGCTCCTAACATATTACGGTACTGAGCAACATGTTCCACTGTATATGGAAAAAGCAGACATAATGGCAGACTTTCCTTTTAGTATACCTCTAGTGTTACAGTGACACTTAGATTAGTCTCTATAATCAAAATAATTAACTGCCGAAAATCTCTCGCAGCCTCTGCACAAATATGAGCATGAAGTCAACTGTTGTGTGCACATTATTCATGGCTTAAATCTTGAAAGCTAGAAGCAATGAATAATACACAATACACTGGGGAAATCGCAGTTGCATTAATATTACATTCTATCAAGAGGAATGGCTTACTTTCTGTTCAAAGAGGAGAGTGGTGTGGCAAGGCAAATGTACTCTTTATGATTGGAAAAATTTTGATGTTGTCAAAAGTTAACACTTGTAGCCTAtaataaataaatatttttttGTTTATAGACTACCCAAGTTTAAACTGACATTTTTGAGTACAATTTTAAGATTGAGTTGCCTTAAAATTCAGATGGGTAGCATCCATTTTTTGGGCACTACGGGTGGCCTTAGAGATTCAAAATGGGATCCACTGTGTGTGCACAGGTCCAGTGCAGCGAACGCCATGTTGGTGAGGGCGTTGACGCATGACGTCAGTCAGCGTGTaacgctgatttgacaccagccctGCCATTTTTGACCTCGCTGCACCAGCTAACACTCTTAAACACACAGATGAACATGCATTCAGTAGCAGGAGGAACCCTCCTAGCAGTGCTATTTAGAGGGATAATCatcaacttgcaggttagttgctgattaatttctactggctctgtttaAGTTTGTAGAAGAGCTAGGCGGTTTGCAGAGTTAGTAAAGGTTGGTTCTGCACATGGAGAAGACCTTGGTTGTGACTTCAAGTCATGGGTGCTGGTTACCATCCCGTTGGACTGCAGCATGAtagggagatggaacagaggcagcaaagaagagaACAAGCTGCTTACAGAGGGAGGAGAAGGGCTTTCAGCCAGAGGCTTTATCCACCTAGGGTCTTCTGGGTGCATTTCTCATACCTCCACCTAAGTCAGGAGTAGTGTGTGCATCATCTGCGCTTTATAGAACTCTGCCATCTCTTGCAACCAGACCTGCAAACTCAGAACAGggcaaggatggcactgccagtggctgtgaaggtgaccatgaccCTGAATTTCATTGCGTCAGGATTCTTCCAGGCTGAAGCAGGCAACATGTTTAACATTTCCCATCCACtgctaaagaaagacttgcacttacattgcgttttcatgaccaccggatatctcaaagcactttacagccaatgaggtagtcactgttataacataggaaaggcagcagccaattcacacacagcaaacatccacaaacagcaatgtgataatgaccaaataatgtgCTTTTTAGTGAAGCTGACTgagagacaaatattggccaggacactgggataactcccctgcttttcttcgaaatactgccatgggatcttttacatccacctgagcaggcagatggggcctcagtataatgcctcatccaaaaaaacagcacctccaacagtggagcactccctccatactgcactggaatgtcaatcttgatttttgtgctcaagccctagagtgggacttAAGCCCAGAATCccgtgactcaaaggcaagagtgctaccaattgagccacagctgacacttcaaGATGCCGCTACATCAAAGAGGTGACAGATGATCTTTATGCCAGGAAAGGGgagctcactgtgttctctctgccCAGAAAGAAGCGTGCACATGGTTTTTCCAGGATGGTGAACTTCCCCATAGTGCAGGATGCTATCAATTGCACATGGCCTTGCAGATACCACATCGAAATGCTGAAATATACCAAAACCCCAAAGGTTACCACCTGccaaatgtgcagttggtgtgcgatcATACTGGCATGATCCTGTGATTTTGTTTTTCTCCTTGGGAAATATTGCggtgcgcctttaaggctgtaaaagattagtacttctttaaggcagcaagctccagagactgtaagacaaagtgcattctggttgcccggcaacagccatacagagagggagaacagggcttcaatgtatccattttggctttgaaactggctagcagagacACACAGTTGTCAGACGGATCCGGcacatgaaggaaataggagagctctctctaAGTCAATTTAAACCCAGGGTAGTTtctctcaaacttctaaaaagcttcgagacaaattaattccttaaagaaattaCAAATTATTGATCTACTGTGTTCATGGCTGGAAAATAGAGTTTATActacaactgctgaactgaactgctgaattcctatctttggaaggatcttcatcagaccttggaagactgcaagtgaactttgacttgtGTTGTATCAGAAGACCGTTCATCGGAagcataatctgcaaagacttttctATTTTTCCGGGCAACTAATTAAAAatcaaactactgttagtttgaatACATGTATGCGAATGTGGgaattagatttttaaataagaagttataaggtctttagatattggtttatcttagcagtgtttaagattttagtttttaaaaaataaatagttaatttgttgatatctaaagatacctggtttggttcgcttcattcgaGGGTTattagattgtttcaattcggctgctgctttctttggtttggaaagcttaaagatatataatgcgacctgtggagcaacgggactgaattgacagtgcgttgctcccaccgcaaacAGAAccatatattttgattgagggctttgtccTGAGCTGTCGTAACATATATCACGCTGATGAAtgcttgctatcctggcagcagtcatgatgcttttgtTCTGTGCAAATCTGCTGTTCTCTGTATTTGAACCACCACATCAAACCAGCTGGGCGATGAGGGCTACCTGCTTAAAACCTAGCTTTTTGATTTTGCACGCAACCCAACTAAGCACGTATACAATAAGAGCtatgctgccacatgaaacatcACAGGGAAAACCACTGGGGTTCTGGAACAATGGTTCCATGGCCTGGGCTGCTCTGCAAGACCCTTCCAGTACTCGCTGGAGTCCTCCACACAACAGCCTGTGTGCGATCttgccctctggggagctggcacctgcggtatcctttccccctgccctggctgcaggcactTGTAcccggtgtctcaccatgtgcagaaccTGCCTCTAtgctagaggcctgctcaggtcgggaaaaaaataacccgacccgaacccgaccgaaccaccacagacccgagcccgacccggcccgagtcccttcgattttgccccgagcccgatccAACTCGAACCCGCCCCagctcgacccaacccgagcctgacccgacaatCCCTTTACTCACCTTTGGACTCGGAAtcaccacgaagctgcagcgcatgtgcgatgatgtcatagtgacatcactcactcactgcacagactcagtttcatcccggactcccagctcaggtaagtttttttaatttcaatacttaaccgccagagcacttaccgtgtgtgtccgacctGGCTCGACCTGAACTCAGCCCGACCAGATCTGAGTCCGAACGTCATACCCTGAAGATGGGCtcaactcgacccgaacccgacacacgtcgtTGGGTtccgtcgagttcgggtcgggtagcaggcctcgacTCTATGCTACCATCTAAAGTATGCACAGTGCTAATATCTGTGCtgatggctgcgagtgtgagagcaagtgactgtgtttcttcttcatcagtctcttgTTCCCCTTGGAACTCAGACTCCTGCACCAGTGCTTGAccaagtggcagttcttgggtatctgagacGATAAAGGTACAAGGGTAGGGTTAGGTTAAAGGAAGGCAAGAGGTGCAcagttacaccatctgcagcttgtaaatcagaagagattgcggGATAAGGGAGAAGTGGGACGTAGAAGGAGGATTAGCgaagaacataccatcatcctgtgtggtttcagccctgctgctggccacAAGCTCATTCGTGGTTTCTCCAATGATggcgagcactgtctcctccatgaggGTGAGGGCATGCAGCTGGGCCTGTCACCCACCAGTTAGGTGCTGCTTCTTCTAATTATGGACCACCTCGACTTGTAAGAGAcagcagagtgtgtcagtgagtgtagtgcAATGTGTTTGGGAGATGTGCCTGTCAAGGTAAATATCTGGAGTGTGTCCAAGCCGTGAGATGTGAGTATGAGTTGtgtttgatagagattgttggtagtcgAGTAAAGGGGGTgcggtgaatggagcagtgtgtgaggctagtggttcatttgtaaggatacgGCACGTGAAgacgcattcactgaccttgaccactcatatgaggtcattaaactttttgcGGCACTTTATTCAGGTCCCCAGGCCTTTACCATGAcaactatctgctcccactgcctttgcagtaTTTGTCTTGAGGACCTCTTGTTCCCCTGAgggaagagaacctctctcctcctgttcacctcctgcaccaaggcctccagtgctgtattGGAGCACGGCTCTGGCCTGTTGTCCCTTTTCTGCACATCAACTTCTCTTtaaccattaccagcacctgctgcagccagaatgcacctcacctATAAGAAGCACAGGCTGGGTTTAAGTAGTGCTAGCCTCGCACTAACTTGGGTCCCCTGCTAAGGCACACAGCCAGTTTGTGTGCTGTCTGCATCACTGCAAATGGGTACTGATTAATCATGCATCACAATACCCACGCTTGTTTTTTACAGCCTTATCCAATTTATTTCCCGACAGTTTTTTTGTTTATCGTTTACCCAAGTTCAATTTGGTAATTATGAGTACAATTTTAAGATTGAGTGGCTTTCTCCCACTCCTCTAGTTTTATACTTTGGTCACAATAAAGTGGTCTCTGATATACATCATATGACAAAACATGGCCAAACTGCTTTTAAATTTCTATAGTAATGAAAGGCAGTAATTGTATTATTACTTCTTgaaagcagtggatgcctttccggtAACAAAAATCAAAGATACTAGAATAACACTCCTCTTTGATTCCGATGCTATAACAACAGGTTCTCTTTCAGTCCTTAATAACTTCTTTTGAAATCTACTGTCACTATCTCATTTCATGTTTCACTGAATAAGATCCCTCTTAGCCAGCAGCTCTGAGCTTTGTTCCCAAGAACTGATATTGGTTGTTTAAGTTGGTCATATAACTTCTACTGGTATTTCTTGTCATcttttcattcagaaatcctaatggCAACCGTCCCTATGGATTTTCACTATCAACTGTGTCCATACCTACAGTACATCAGGTGATGTCTGCCCTATCACGTTTCTGAATGCAATTTTCCTATTGGCCATGGCCCAGTGTTAGCACTCGCGcttcaagtcagaaggttgtgtgttcaagctcCACTGCAGAGGTTTCAGTATAAAATCTA contains:
- the LOC137376231 gene encoding shieldin complex subunit 1-like; this translates as MTTNEVLSSNSSELNSVLELPATYSLPDVGGELISDENITECTSDSTVNPVSSLMLTVNTDSDPPNSEGGISSIEIAELHPSNEDEHRHLNIAETMEDFFKEAGQRKLEESNPVSEQIAHLLTSKILQLKEEGSGQYLLRSFQMALVLFNRHGANIFTKGNVKNVNFYSSVNSAVGSAEFNPFPGLSKGVVNFILQEISK